A genomic stretch from Pararhizobium sp. IMCC21322 includes:
- the nspC gene encoding carboxynorspermidine decarboxylase, with the protein MQTQAGDPGSFARFDLSRVPSPCFVVDEVAIERNLAILADVADRSGAKVFLALKAFSMFELAPLVGRYLSGTCASGVHEARLAHEKYGGEVATFCAGYKSDEFDQIIAYSDHIIFNSPAQKTRFEEQIHASGKPVQIGLRINPEHSEGEIPKYDPCAPCSRLGTPVSQLDETALAGIDGLHMHTLCEQGFEPLQRTWDAIENQLSGWLPNLKWINFGGGHHITRADYDREALISFIQKIRTRYGIDVYLEPGEAVALDAGILVGEILDLPQNGMNLAISDLSATCHMPDVIEAPYRPALLGEVEADAGTSYRIGGPSCLAGDVIGDYTPAEPFQIGARIAFLDQAHYSMVKTNTFNGVPLPSIAVWNSNSDELRIIKQFGYNDFLERLS; encoded by the coding sequence ATGCAAACGCAGGCAGGCGATCCGGGCAGTTTTGCCCGGTTCGATTTAAGCCGCGTTCCCAGCCCCTGCTTTGTGGTGGATGAGGTTGCCATTGAACGCAATCTTGCCATCCTGGCAGATGTGGCGGACCGCAGCGGCGCCAAAGTCTTCCTGGCATTAAAAGCATTCTCCATGTTTGAACTGGCACCGCTGGTTGGCAGATATCTGTCCGGCACCTGTGCCTCTGGCGTTCACGAGGCCCGTCTTGCGCATGAAAAATACGGCGGAGAAGTCGCGACTTTTTGTGCCGGCTACAAATCAGATGAATTCGACCAGATCATTGCCTATTCCGACCACATCATCTTCAATTCACCCGCACAGAAGACCCGGTTCGAAGAACAAATACACGCCAGCGGAAAACCTGTGCAAATTGGTTTGCGGATTAATCCTGAACACTCTGAAGGCGAAATCCCCAAATATGATCCCTGTGCACCCTGCTCGCGTCTGGGCACTCCTGTTTCGCAGTTGGATGAGACTGCGCTCGCCGGCATTGACGGGCTGCACATGCACACGCTCTGCGAACAGGGCTTTGAGCCATTGCAGCGCACATGGGATGCCATTGAAAACCAGCTCAGTGGCTGGTTGCCAAATTTGAAATGGATCAATTTTGGCGGCGGGCATCACATTACCCGAGCCGATTATGACCGCGAAGCGCTCATCAGTTTCATCCAGAAGATACGCACACGCTATGGCATTGATGTCTATCTGGAACCCGGCGAAGCCGTGGCGCTGGACGCCGGTATACTGGTTGGAGAAATTCTGGACCTGCCGCAAAACGGCATGAATCTGGCAATCAGTGATCTGTCCGCAACCTGCCACATGCCCGATGTCATCGAGGCCCCCTATCGACCTGCACTGCTGGGCGAAGTGGAAGCTGACGCCGGGACGAGCTACCGCATTGGTGGACCTTCATGCCTGGCGGGCGACGTGATCGGTGATTACACTCCGGCAGAACCGTTTCAGATCGGCGCTCGCATCGCTTTTCTGGATCAGGCCCATTACTCAATGGTCAAGACCAACACCTTTAACGGTGTTCCCCTGCCTTCAATCGCAGTATGGAACTCCAACAGCGATGAATTGCGGATCATTAAGCAGTTTGGTTACAATGATTTTCTGGAGCGTTTGTCTTGA
- a CDS encoding DUF1489 family protein, whose translation MPLNLIKLCVGAESIDDLDRWIAHRAMLAKQAGIEPEHAHTTRMMPKRRDELLDGGSLYWVIKGNVQARQRLLDVRPFTDSAGISRCDLVMEQIVRLTQWQPKRPFQGWRYFRAEDVPADLSEDAQALKDMPDEMRNELLELGLL comes from the coding sequence ATGCCACTCAATCTGATCAAACTGTGTGTTGGCGCTGAATCCATTGACGATCTGGATCGCTGGATTGCACATCGGGCCATGCTTGCAAAGCAGGCCGGCATTGAGCCTGAACATGCACACACAACCCGTATGATGCCCAAACGGCGCGATGAGTTACTGGACGGTGGATCGCTCTATTGGGTGATCAAAGGCAATGTGCAGGCGCGGCAGCGTTTGCTGGATGTGCGGCCGTTTACCGATTCAGCAGGTATCAGCCGCTGTGATCTGGTTATGGAGCAGATTGTCAGGCTAACCCAATGGCAACCCAAACGGCCTTTTCAGGGGTGGCGTTACTTTCGTGCCGAAGATGTGCCCGCGGATTTATCGGAAGATGCGCAGGCGCTGAAGGATATGCCGGATGAGATGCGCAATGAGCTTCTCGAATTGGGGCTGCTTTAG
- a CDS encoding saccharopine dehydrogenase family protein, translating into MKNLTGNTLVIGAGGVSSAAVHKMAMNPQIFKKITLASRRKFKCEAIAEAVKKRTGVSIHTAEVDAMNVSAVVELIKGSGADLLVNLALPYQDLKLMDACLEAGIHYLDTANYEPEDEAKFEYHWQWAYQKRFAEAGLTAILGSGFDPGVTSVFATWLKKHKLDTISLIDVLDCNGGDNGKAFATNFNPEINIREVTADARHWENGDWVTSPAMTHKVAFDFPAVGTRNMYLMYHEELESLKTHFPEVKRARFWMTFGDAYINHVTVLQNIGMTSIEPVVHEGVEIVPLQFLKTVLPDPSDLGELTKGKTCIGDIATGQKDGKEHTFYIYNICDHEECYAEVGSQAVSYTTGVPAMIGAAQMITGTWLEPGVWNMEQLDPDGFMDMLNTQGLPWQVHELDGPVDF; encoded by the coding sequence ATGAAAAACCTAACTGGCAATACCTTGGTCATTGGTGCAGGTGGCGTATCGTCCGCTGCCGTCCATAAAATGGCGATGAACCCGCAGATTTTTAAAAAAATCACATTGGCGAGCCGCCGGAAATTCAAATGCGAAGCCATCGCCGAGGCTGTCAAAAAGCGCACAGGCGTCTCGATTCACACGGCAGAAGTCGACGCGATGAATGTCTCAGCCGTGGTTGAACTGATCAAAGGCTCCGGTGCCGATCTACTGGTCAATCTGGCCCTTCCCTATCAGGATCTGAAATTGATGGATGCCTGTCTGGAAGCTGGCATCCACTACCTCGACACGGCCAATTATGAGCCGGAAGACGAGGCAAAGTTCGAATATCATTGGCAGTGGGCCTATCAGAAACGGTTTGCAGAAGCGGGCCTGACAGCCATTTTGGGATCCGGTTTTGACCCCGGTGTCACCTCCGTCTTCGCCACCTGGCTGAAGAAACACAAGCTGGATACAATCAGCCTGATTGACGTTCTGGATTGCAATGGTGGCGACAATGGCAAAGCGTTTGCGACCAACTTCAATCCCGAGATCAACATTCGCGAAGTCACAGCAGATGCCAGGCATTGGGAAAACGGCGATTGGGTCACCTCGCCTGCCATGACCCACAAAGTGGCGTTTGATTTTCCCGCTGTTGGCACACGCAATATGTATCTGATGTATCACGAAGAACTGGAAAGCCTGAAAACCCATTTTCCAGAGGTCAAGCGCGCACGCTTCTGGATGACCTTCGGTGATGCCTATATCAACCACGTCACCGTGTTGCAGAATATCGGCATGACCTCCATCGAGCCTGTTGTGCATGAAGGCGTTGAAATCGTTCCGCTTCAATTCCTCAAGACGGTGCTGCCGGACCCCTCTGATCTGGGCGAATTGACGAAGGGTAAAACCTGCATTGGCGATATTGCCACCGGACAGAAGGATGGCAAGGAACACACGTTCTACATCTACAATATCTGCGACCATGAAGAATGCTACGCGGAAGTGGGCAGCCAGGCTGTCAGCTATACAACCGGTGTACCGGCCATGATCGGGGCTGCCCAGATGATCACGGGAACCTGGTTGGAACCTGGCGTCTGGAATATGGAACAGCTTGATCCTGATGGCTTCATGGACATGCTGAACACCCAAGGCCTGCCCTGGCAGGTTCACGAGCTGGACGGTCCCGTCGACTTCTGA
- the speB gene encoding agmatinase, whose amino-acid sequence MIDFMDSELTGEERDPKSSRFTIIPVPLERTVSYGSGTNNGPDAILEASNELERICQIGDMVLEPCQLGIDTQQPVDCSGSMPQIMEAISQRTSDAVAGNKLPVVLGGEHSLSYGAVMGVQKALGRPIGLVQIDAHADLRVAYQGNKHSHASVMHLLAEENVRLAQFGVRALCREEMQSRQDNNVFHVDGEALVSGNIHEVSLPDDFPQDIYISFDVDGLDPSQMPATGTPVPGGLGYYQALHLVEHALEGRNCVGLDVVELAPDGNPAWDFTAAQIVYRLMAATL is encoded by the coding sequence TTGATTGACTTTATGGACAGTGAACTGACCGGCGAAGAGCGCGATCCGAAATCATCACGATTCACCATCATTCCCGTGCCGCTGGAACGCACGGTTTCCTATGGCTCCGGCACGAACAACGGACCAGACGCCATTCTGGAGGCCAGCAACGAACTGGAGCGTATCTGCCAGATCGGGGATATGGTTCTTGAGCCCTGCCAGCTTGGCATCGATACACAACAGCCTGTTGATTGCTCCGGTTCCATGCCGCAAATCATGGAGGCCATCAGCCAGCGCACCAGCGATGCAGTTGCTGGTAACAAGCTGCCTGTTGTTCTGGGCGGCGAGCATTCTCTTTCCTACGGCGCGGTGATGGGCGTTCAAAAGGCTCTGGGACGCCCAATTGGTCTGGTTCAGATCGATGCTCATGCTGATCTGCGCGTCGCCTATCAGGGCAATAAACACTCTCATGCATCTGTCATGCATCTGCTGGCAGAAGAAAATGTCCGCCTGGCGCAGTTTGGCGTGCGCGCGCTCTGCCGTGAAGAAATGCAAAGCCGACAGGACAACAATGTGTTCCATGTGGATGGCGAAGCACTGGTGTCAGGCAATATCCATGAGGTCAGCCTGCCGGATGATTTTCCGCAGGACATCTACATTTCATTTGATGTCGACGGTCTTGATCCTTCCCAAATGCCCGCAACCGGTACACCGGTTCCCGGTGGCCTTGGATATTATCAGGCGCTCCATTTGGTCGAACACGCGCTGGAGGGCCGCAATTGCGTGGGTCTGGACGTGGTGGAACTGGCACCTGATGGCAATCCGGCCTGGGATTTTACAGCGGCACAGATCGTTTATCGACTGATGGCCGCAACACTTTAG